A single region of the Streptomyces caelestis genome encodes:
- a CDS encoding MBL fold metallo-hydrolase: MAPRVEHLVTSGQFSLDGGTWDVDNNVWIVGDDHEAIVIDAAHDADAIAEAVGDRRLTAIVCTHAHNDHIDAAPALAERTGATIWLHRDDLPLWKQTHPDREPDAWLVDGQVIEAGGADLRVLHTPGHAPGAVCLYDPGLATVFTGDTLFQGGPGATGRSFSHFPTIIDSIRDRLLTLPPETKVLTGHGDSTTIGAEAPHLQEWIARGH; encoded by the coding sequence ATGGCCCCGCGCGTCGAACACCTCGTCACTTCCGGGCAGTTCAGCCTCGACGGCGGCACCTGGGACGTCGACAACAACGTGTGGATCGTCGGCGACGACCACGAGGCGATCGTCATCGACGCCGCGCACGACGCCGACGCCATCGCCGAGGCCGTGGGAGACCGTCGGCTCACGGCCATCGTGTGCACCCACGCCCACAACGACCACATCGACGCCGCCCCCGCCCTCGCCGAGCGCACCGGGGCCACCATCTGGCTGCACCGCGACGACCTGCCGCTGTGGAAGCAGACCCACCCGGACCGCGAGCCCGACGCCTGGCTGGTCGACGGCCAGGTGATCGAGGCGGGCGGCGCCGACCTGCGGGTCCTGCACACGCCGGGGCACGCGCCCGGCGCGGTGTGCCTGTACGACCCCGGGCTCGCCACCGTCTTCACCGGGGACACCCTCTTCCAGGGCGGCCCCGGCGCCACCGGCCGGTCCTTCTCGCACTTCCCGACGATCATCGACTCGATCCGCGACCGCCTCCTCACGCTGCCGCCCGAGACGAAGGTCCTCACCGGCCACGGAGACTCCACGACCATCGGCGCGGAGGCCCCGCACCTCCAGGAGTGGATCGCCCGCGGCCACTGA
- a CDS encoding LysR family transcriptional regulator: MELRQLRYLVAVVEEGGFTRAAERLHVAQPGVSAQIRQLERELGRPLLDRSGRSVTPTEVGAAVLPYARAALAAVDGIGQAVAEFGGLLRGRVGIGLVPGTLAHDIDVAGVLAGFHDDHPQVEITLTEDTSDRMLAALRRGELDLAVVGLADNEPPPGVAVRVLVDVPLVVAVAEGHPLLAAYAGRTAVPPAALREHALVSLPSGTGVRGALEAVCAQAGFRPRVHFEAAAPEALTRLAARGLGAAVVPQPEAPGELHTLRIDHPGARGRIALAWRTDGPSGPAARALLGRLREALPPSVRGLTSSGPRCVAPQR; this comes from the coding sequence ATGGAGTTGAGGCAGCTGCGGTATCTCGTCGCCGTCGTGGAGGAGGGGGGCTTCACCCGGGCCGCCGAGCGGCTGCATGTGGCACAGCCGGGGGTGAGCGCGCAGATCCGGCAGCTGGAACGGGAGCTGGGCCGGCCGCTGCTGGACCGCTCCGGCCGGTCCGTGACACCGACGGAGGTCGGCGCGGCGGTGCTGCCGTACGCGCGTGCCGCGCTCGCGGCCGTGGACGGGATAGGGCAGGCGGTCGCGGAGTTCGGCGGGCTGCTGCGCGGCCGGGTCGGGATCGGCCTGGTGCCGGGCACGCTCGCGCACGACATCGATGTGGCGGGGGTGCTGGCCGGCTTCCACGACGACCATCCGCAGGTGGAGATCACCCTCACCGAGGACACCTCGGACCGGATGCTGGCGGCACTTCGCCGCGGTGAGCTGGACCTCGCGGTGGTCGGACTTGCGGACAACGAGCCGCCGCCCGGCGTGGCCGTACGGGTGCTGGTCGACGTGCCGCTGGTGGTGGCCGTGGCCGAGGGCCATCCGCTGCTGGCGGCTTACGCGGGCCGTACGGCGGTGCCGCCGGCGGCCCTGCGGGAGCACGCGCTGGTCAGCCTGCCGTCCGGCACGGGGGTGCGCGGAGCGCTGGAGGCGGTGTGCGCGCAGGCAGGCTTCCGCCCACGCGTCCACTTCGAGGCGGCGGCCCCGGAAGCGCTCACGCGCCTCGCCGCGCGCGGGCTCGGGGCCGCCGTCGTCCCGCAGCCGGAGGCCCCCGGCGAACTGCACACCCTGCGCATCGACCACCCCGGGGCACGCGGCCGCATCGCCCTGGCCTGGCGCACGGACGGCCCTTCGGGTCCGGCGGCCAGGGCTCTGCTGGGGCGACTGCGGGAGGCGTTGCCGCCATCGGTCCGGGGGCTGACCTCGTCAGGGCCGCGGTGCGTGGCGCCTCAGCGGTAG
- a CDS encoding carbohydrate ABC transporter permease, with the protein MAAVTTTTPTSVRPVRRRFSFGRAAAWTVMGLIVLITLLPFYWILRTALSTNAGLNADPTNPLPVDLTTSGFERALGMQSAEEAVTQGGAGGGLDFWRYLLNSVLVSTLITGCQLFFSAMAAYAFSRLRWRGRDTVFGLFLAGMMVPAIFTLLPNFVLIKQLHLVDTLLGIALPTMFMTPFAVFFLRQFFMNIPREVEEAALLDGAGKVKIFFRVVLPMASTPIVTLGVLTYITSWNDYFWPLMVSYSDSSRVLTVALAIFRAQTPATGVDWSGLMAATLIAALPMLVLFACFARRIVSSIGFTGIK; encoded by the coding sequence ATGGCTGCCGTGACGACAACGACGCCGACGAGCGTCCGACCGGTCCGGCGCAGGTTCTCCTTCGGGCGGGCCGCCGCCTGGACCGTGATGGGGCTGATCGTCCTCATCACCCTGCTGCCGTTCTACTGGATCCTGCGCACCGCGCTCTCCACCAACGCGGGCCTCAACGCCGACCCGACCAACCCCCTGCCCGTGGATCTCACCACGAGCGGCTTCGAACGCGCCCTGGGCATGCAGTCGGCCGAGGAGGCCGTCACGCAGGGCGGCGCGGGCGGCGGGCTGGACTTCTGGCGCTATCTGCTCAACTCGGTGCTGGTCTCGACCCTGATCACCGGCTGTCAGCTCTTCTTCTCCGCGATGGCCGCGTACGCCTTCTCGCGGTTGCGCTGGCGCGGCCGGGACACGGTGTTCGGGCTGTTCCTGGCCGGGATGATGGTGCCGGCCATCTTCACGCTGCTGCCGAACTTCGTGCTCATCAAGCAACTGCACCTGGTGGACACGCTCCTCGGCATCGCCCTGCCCACCATGTTCATGACGCCGTTCGCGGTGTTCTTCCTGCGGCAGTTCTTCATGAACATCCCGCGCGAGGTCGAGGAGGCCGCGCTGCTGGACGGTGCCGGGAAGGTCAAGATCTTCTTCCGGGTGGTGCTGCCGATGGCGTCCACGCCGATCGTCACGCTGGGCGTGCTGACGTACATCACGTCCTGGAACGACTACTTCTGGCCGCTGATGGTCTCCTACAGCGACAGCTCGCGCGTGCTGACCGTGGCGCTGGCGATCTTCCGGGCGCAGACCCCGGCGACCGGCGTCGACTGGTCCGGGCTCATGGCGGCGACGCTGATCGCCGCGCTGCCGATGCTGGTGCTGTTCGCCTGCTTCGCGCGCCGCATCGTCAGCTCCATCGGCTTCACCGGGATCAAGTAA
- a CDS encoding SDR family oxidoreductase: MSAPLKGKVALVAGATRGAGRGMAVELGAAGATVYVTGRSTRTRRSEYDRPETIEDTADLVTEAGGQGVAVPTDHLDPAQVRALVDRIADEQGRLDVLVNDIWGGEKLFEWESPLWEHDLDNGLRLLRLAVETHAITSHHALPLLLRNPGGLVVEVTDGTADYNAGNYRVNFFYDLAKASVLRMAFALGHELGPRGATAVALTPGWLRSEMMLDIYGVREDNWRDALERVPHFAISETPRYVGRAVVALAADPDVARWNGRSLSSGGLAREYGFTDLDGSRPDAWRYLVEVQDAGKPADTTGYR, from the coding sequence ATGTCAGCTCCACTGAAGGGCAAGGTCGCACTGGTCGCCGGTGCGACCCGGGGCGCCGGACGGGGCATGGCGGTGGAACTCGGCGCGGCGGGCGCCACCGTCTACGTCACCGGACGCAGCACCCGCACCCGCCGCTCGGAGTACGACCGGCCCGAGACCATCGAGGACACCGCCGACCTGGTCACCGAGGCCGGCGGGCAGGGCGTCGCCGTACCCACCGACCACCTCGACCCGGCACAGGTCCGCGCCCTCGTCGACCGCATCGCCGACGAACAGGGCCGCCTCGACGTCCTGGTCAACGACATCTGGGGCGGCGAGAAGCTCTTCGAGTGGGAGAGCCCGCTCTGGGAGCACGACCTCGACAACGGCCTGCGCCTGCTCAGACTCGCGGTCGAGACGCACGCGATCACCAGCCACCACGCCCTGCCCCTGCTGCTGCGCAATCCCGGCGGCCTGGTCGTCGAGGTCACCGACGGCACCGCCGACTACAACGCCGGCAACTACCGCGTGAACTTCTTCTACGACCTCGCCAAGGCATCCGTCCTGCGCATGGCCTTCGCCCTCGGCCACGAACTCGGCCCGCGCGGCGCCACCGCCGTCGCCCTCACCCCCGGCTGGCTGCGCTCGGAGATGATGCTCGACATCTACGGGGTACGGGAGGACAACTGGCGCGACGCCCTGGAGCGCGTCCCCCACTTCGCCATCTCGGAGACCCCGCGCTACGTCGGCCGGGCCGTGGTCGCGCTCGCCGCCGACCCCGACGTGGCGCGCTGGAACGGCCGCTCCCTCTCCAGCGGCGGCCTGGCCCGGGAGTACGGCTTCACCGACCTCGACGGCAGCCGCCCGGACGCCTGGCGCTACCTCGTCGAGGTGCAGGACGCGGGCAAGCCGGCCGACACGACCGGCTACCGCTGA
- a CDS encoding ABC transporter substrate-binding protein: protein MRIRLRTLVAATGALALSLVSGCAQQGAAGSSANTVTYWLWDANQLPAYQACAKGFEQENPGLNVRITQLGWSDYWTKLTAGFIAGTQPDVFTDHIQNFGQYADLKVLEPLDDLGIENSDYQPGLAANWIGKDGHRYGAPKDWDTVALFYNSKMTKDAGLTAEQLNSLAWNPEDGGTFEKAIAHLTIDRNGKRGDEPGFDKNNVKVYGLATNGGGFGDGQTQWSNFAASAGWSYLDKPRWGTKYQYDSKTFQSVIEWYFGLAKKGYMPPLSDYNVQSNQANTQVAAGKAATAFDGAWMISTYAGFKGRDIKTALTPAGPTGKRATMMNGLADSVTKASKNKEGAKKWVAYLASDKCQKVVGGYGVVFPATPAGTEAAVAAYRKKGIDVSSFTGPVADKKRFRTFSYPIASYSADMTALMSPAMENIYGNGKPVSSLDQTNDQINLILSQ from the coding sequence ATGCGAATTCGTCTGCGTACGCTCGTCGCGGCGACCGGAGCGTTGGCGCTGTCCCTGGTCAGCGGATGCGCGCAGCAAGGCGCCGCCGGATCCTCCGCGAACACGGTCACGTACTGGCTGTGGGACGCCAACCAGCTGCCGGCCTACCAGGCCTGCGCGAAGGGGTTCGAGCAGGAGAACCCCGGACTGAACGTCAGGATCACCCAGTTGGGCTGGAGCGACTACTGGACCAAGCTCACCGCCGGCTTCATCGCGGGCACCCAGCCGGACGTGTTCACCGACCACATCCAGAACTTCGGCCAGTACGCCGACCTGAAGGTCCTGGAACCGCTCGACGACCTCGGCATCGAGAACTCCGACTACCAACCGGGCCTCGCCGCCAACTGGATCGGGAAGGACGGTCACCGCTACGGCGCCCCCAAGGACTGGGACACCGTCGCGCTGTTCTACAACTCGAAGATGACGAAGGACGCCGGCCTCACCGCCGAGCAGCTGAACAGCCTCGCCTGGAACCCCGAGGACGGCGGCACCTTCGAGAAGGCCATCGCCCACCTCACGATCGACAGGAACGGCAAGCGGGGCGACGAGCCGGGCTTCGACAAGAACAACGTCAAGGTGTACGGCCTGGCCACCAACGGCGGCGGGTTCGGCGACGGCCAGACCCAGTGGAGCAACTTCGCCGCCTCCGCCGGGTGGAGCTACCTGGACAAGCCGCGCTGGGGCACGAAGTACCAGTACGACAGCAAGACCTTCCAGTCGGTCATCGAGTGGTACTTCGGTCTGGCGAAGAAGGGCTACATGCCGCCGCTGTCCGACTACAACGTCCAGTCCAACCAGGCGAACACCCAGGTCGCGGCGGGCAAGGCCGCCACCGCGTTCGACGGGGCCTGGATGATCTCCACGTACGCGGGCTTCAAGGGCCGGGACATCAAGACCGCCCTGACGCCGGCCGGCCCGACCGGCAAGCGCGCCACCATGATGAACGGTCTCGCCGACTCCGTCACCAAGGCCTCCAAGAACAAGGAGGGCGCCAAGAAGTGGGTGGCGTACCTGGCCTCGGACAAGTGCCAGAAGGTCGTCGGCGGTTACGGCGTCGTGTTCCCCGCCACGCCGGCCGGGACCGAGGCCGCCGTCGCCGCGTACCGGAAGAAGGGCATCGACGTCTCGTCGTTCACCGGACCCGTGGCCGACAAGAAGCGCTTCCGGACCTTCTCGTATCCGATCGCCAGCTACTCGGCGGACATGACGGCGCTCATGTCCCCTGCCATGGAGAACATCTACGGCAACGGAAAGCCCGTGAGCAGCCTCGATCAGACCAACGACCAGATCAACCTCATCCTCTCCCAGTGA
- a CDS encoding L,D-transpeptidase family protein, producing MGDVRRRGAVVLGITGLVAPLTLALGATPAAAASCTAKTGPYQKQVEKFLGRPVDGKQSAADCKAIRAFQTKHGISPNAGYAGPVTWGVMDLMQKQKAVGKNPNKDGKCPVNKGRIACVNLSLQLSWVQDGKKLVYGPVPVRTGRDGYETRTGLKKIYWRNIDHVSSIYDVPMPYAQFFDGGQAFHSVGVSMWNPPGSHGCVNMTKTDAKKYWSLLKKNDDVFVYGRKPGT from the coding sequence ATGGGGGACGTACGCAGACGGGGTGCCGTCGTACTCGGGATCACCGGACTGGTGGCACCGCTCACACTCGCGCTCGGCGCCACGCCGGCCGCGGCCGCGAGCTGCACCGCCAAGACCGGCCCGTACCAGAAGCAGGTGGAGAAGTTCCTCGGCCGCCCGGTCGACGGCAAGCAGTCCGCCGCCGACTGCAAGGCGATCCGCGCCTTCCAGACCAAGCACGGCATCTCCCCGAACGCCGGTTACGCCGGGCCCGTCACGTGGGGAGTGATGGACCTGATGCAGAAGCAGAAGGCCGTCGGGAAGAACCCCAACAAGGACGGCAAGTGCCCGGTGAACAAGGGCCGGATCGCCTGTGTGAACCTGAGCCTCCAGCTGAGCTGGGTCCAGGACGGCAAGAAGCTCGTCTACGGCCCCGTCCCGGTCCGCACCGGACGCGACGGCTACGAGACCCGCACCGGCCTGAAGAAGATCTACTGGCGCAACATCGACCACGTCTCGTCCATCTACGACGTGCCGATGCCCTACGCCCAGTTCTTCGACGGCGGCCAGGCGTTCCACTCGGTCGGCGTCAGCATGTGGAACCCGCCGGGCTCGCACGGCTGCGTCAACATGACCAAGACCGACGCCAAGAAGTACTGGTCGCTGCTGAAGAAGAACGACGACGTCTTCGTGTACGGCCGCAAGCCGGGCACCTGA
- a CDS encoding Gfo/Idh/MocA family protein: MTFSLGIVGAGQFSGQFATLFQAHPGVSAVYVTDLLPERAGQLASTQGLAGTFPSYQAMLESEDVDAVAIFTQRWTHGPLVLQGLGAGKHVYSAVPMAISAEEIAAIIDTVKATGLTYMMGETSEYNPATVHARNQIAEGAFGRLFYAEGDYVHDMDLGFYEAYQYSGGENWKATASYPPLLYPTHAVGGVLGAWKTHAVSVSAIGVVDDRGDGVFDKEVSQFGNDFSNATALFEVAGGGSFRTNEFRRVGYPSHIRESRFRFFGTEASMEQLATVALWQDKQGVKDISELLEPKPTMAPDDPSLQHIAPELRAAFTSGSAPVHDRARLPREFDNLHNGHEGSHHFLVDDFVTAVNTRTLPSVNAWVAARYTLPGIIAHESARQGGVRLEIPDFGDAPL; the protein is encoded by the coding sequence ATGACGTTCTCCCTCGGCATCGTCGGCGCCGGACAGTTCTCGGGCCAGTTCGCCACGCTGTTCCAGGCCCACCCCGGCGTCAGCGCCGTCTACGTCACCGACCTGCTGCCCGAGCGGGCCGGGCAACTCGCCTCCACCCAGGGGCTCGCGGGCACCTTCCCGTCGTACCAGGCCATGCTGGAATCGGAGGACGTCGACGCCGTCGCGATCTTCACACAGCGCTGGACGCACGGGCCGCTGGTGCTCCAGGGCCTGGGCGCCGGCAAGCACGTGTACTCCGCGGTCCCCATGGCGATCAGCGCGGAGGAGATCGCGGCGATCATCGACACGGTCAAGGCCACCGGGCTGACGTACATGATGGGCGAGACCAGCGAGTACAACCCGGCGACGGTCCACGCCCGCAACCAGATCGCCGAGGGCGCCTTCGGGCGGCTGTTCTACGCCGAGGGCGACTACGTCCACGACATGGACCTGGGGTTCTACGAGGCGTACCAGTACAGCGGCGGCGAGAACTGGAAGGCCACCGCCAGCTATCCCCCGCTGCTCTACCCGACGCACGCGGTCGGCGGGGTGCTGGGCGCCTGGAAGACGCACGCGGTCAGCGTGTCGGCGATCGGTGTCGTCGACGACCGGGGCGACGGGGTCTTCGACAAGGAGGTCAGCCAGTTCGGCAACGACTTCTCCAACGCCACCGCGCTGTTCGAGGTGGCGGGCGGCGGCTCGTTCCGTACGAACGAGTTCCGGCGGGTCGGCTACCCCTCACACATACGGGAGTCGCGTTTCCGCTTCTTCGGCACCGAGGCGAGCATGGAGCAGCTCGCCACGGTCGCCCTGTGGCAGGACAAGCAGGGGGTGAAGGACATCAGCGAACTGCTGGAGCCCAAGCCCACCATGGCGCCCGACGACCCGTCGCTCCAGCACATCGCGCCCGAGCTGCGGGCCGCCTTCACCTCCGGGTCGGCACCGGTGCACGACCGCGCGCGGCTGCCCAGGGAGTTCGACAACCTCCACAACGGCCACGAGGGCAGCCACCACTTCCTGGTGGACGACTTCGTGACCGCCGTCAACACGCGCACCCTGCCGTCGGTGAACGCGTGGGTGGCCGCCCGCTACACCCTGCCGGGCATCATCGCGCACGAGTCCGCGCGGCAAGGTGGAGTACGGCTGGAGATCCCGGACTTCGGGGACGCGCCTCTGTAG
- a CDS encoding S-(hydroxymethyl)mycothiol dehydrogenase produces the protein MAQEVRGVIAPGKDEPVRIETIVVPDPGPGEAVVRVQACGVCHTDLHYKQGGISDDFPFLLGHEAAGVVEAVDDGVTDVEPGDFVVLNWRAVCGKCRACLRGRPWYCFDTHNAGQKMTLASTGQELSPALGIGAFAEKTLVAAGQCTKVDPAVAPQVAGLLGCGVMAGIGAAINTGNVGRGDTVAVIGCGGVGDAAIAGSHLAGAAKIIAVDIDDRKLETARTMGATHTVNSRESDPVEAIRELTGGFGADVVIEAVGRPETYKQAFYARDLAGTVVLVGVPTPEMKLELPLLDVFGRGGALKSSWYGDCLPSRDFPMLIDLHLQGRLDLGAFVTETIQLDEVEKAFERMHHGDVLRSVVVL, from the coding sequence ATGGCCCAGGAAGTACGCGGTGTGATCGCACCGGGCAAGGACGAGCCGGTACGGATCGAGACCATCGTCGTGCCCGACCCCGGCCCGGGGGAGGCGGTCGTGCGCGTCCAGGCCTGCGGGGTGTGCCACACCGATCTGCACTACAAGCAGGGCGGCATCAGCGACGACTTCCCCTTCCTGCTCGGGCACGAGGCCGCGGGCGTGGTCGAGGCGGTCGACGACGGCGTCACCGACGTCGAGCCCGGTGACTTCGTGGTCCTCAACTGGCGTGCGGTGTGCGGGAAATGCCGCGCCTGTCTGCGCGGGCGGCCCTGGTACTGCTTCGACACCCACAATGCCGGGCAGAAGATGACCCTCGCCTCGACCGGCCAGGAGCTCTCCCCGGCCCTCGGCATCGGCGCCTTCGCCGAGAAGACGCTGGTCGCGGCCGGGCAGTGCACCAAGGTCGATCCGGCGGTCGCCCCGCAGGTGGCCGGGCTGCTCGGCTGCGGCGTCATGGCGGGCATCGGCGCCGCGATCAACACCGGAAACGTCGGCCGGGGCGACACGGTCGCCGTCATCGGCTGCGGAGGCGTCGGTGACGCCGCCATCGCCGGCTCGCACCTCGCCGGAGCGGCGAAGATCATCGCCGTCGACATCGACGACCGCAAGCTGGAGACGGCCCGGACCATGGGCGCCACCCACACCGTCAACTCGCGCGAGAGCGACCCGGTCGAGGCGATCCGCGAACTCACCGGCGGCTTCGGCGCCGACGTCGTCATCGAGGCCGTCGGCCGCCCGGAGACGTACAAGCAGGCCTTCTACGCCCGCGACCTCGCCGGCACGGTCGTCCTGGTCGGCGTGCCCACCCCCGAGATGAAGCTCGAACTGCCGCTGCTGGACGTGTTCGGGCGCGGCGGGGCGCTGAAGTCGTCGTGGTACGGCGACTGCCTGCCCTCCCGCGACTTCCCCATGCTGATCGACCTGCACCTGCAAGGGCGCCTGGACCTCGGGGCGTTCGTCACCGAGACCATCCAGCTGGACGAGGTGGAGAAGGCGTTCGAGCGGATGCACCACGGCGACGTGCTGCGTTCGGTGGTGGTGCTGTGA
- a CDS encoding maleylpyruvate isomerase family mycothiol-dependent enzyme — translation MGTAAHDVTTAIAAERTELADLFGALDPAWWEAPSLCAGWRVREVVAHMSMGFRHSTATVLWELAKARGSINRVADRLARRDAAAHSDERLAAFLREHAHHPWRPPVGGIAAALAHDVVHGLDVTVALGLDRRVPEDRLRIVLGTVAPRTSRFFGARLDGVRLLADDLDWTFGTGTPLHGTAQDLLLVAFGRRLPPGRLSGEVCHRFVAG, via the coding sequence ATGGGAACCGCAGCGCACGACGTCACCACCGCCATCGCCGCCGAACGCACGGAACTCGCCGACCTGTTCGGCGCCCTGGATCCCGCCTGGTGGGAGGCACCGAGCCTGTGCGCGGGCTGGCGGGTGCGCGAGGTCGTGGCGCACATGTCGATGGGCTTCCGGCACTCCACTGCGACGGTGCTGTGGGAGCTGGCCAAGGCGCGCGGCAGCATCAACCGTGTGGCGGACCGTCTCGCCCGGCGGGACGCCGCCGCCCACTCCGACGAGCGGCTCGCCGCGTTCCTGCGCGAGCACGCCCACCACCCGTGGCGGCCGCCGGTCGGCGGCATCGCGGCGGCCCTGGCCCACGACGTCGTCCACGGCCTGGACGTCACCGTCGCGTTGGGCCTCGACCGCCGCGTCCCCGAGGACCGGCTGCGCATCGTCCTCGGCACCGTCGCCCCGCGCACATCCCGGTTCTTCGGCGCCCGCCTCGACGGCGTGCGGCTGCTGGCCGACGACCTCGACTGGACCTTCGGCACCGGCACACCTCTGCACGGCACGGCGCAGGACCTCCTGCTGGTCGCCTTCGGCCGGCGTCTGCCGCCCGGTCGGCTGAGTGGCGAGGTATGTCACCGTTTTGTCGCAGGCTGA
- a CDS encoding carbohydrate ABC transporter permease, translating into MTIASSSPPSRLPTGGAAEARSKPRTGRIEAGEDRGDGRLAALFIAPALLGFVVFLLWPTLRGIYLSFTRYNLLTPAEWVGLDNYVRMVNDPIFWDSLKVTVEYVVINIGIQTVAALAIAVLLQRLTQSAMLRGIVLTPYLMSNVVAGLVWLWILDTQLGIGNEIISAVGVDRIPFLADETWAIPTIALINVWRHVGYTALLLFAGLQAIPNDMYEAARVDGASEWRMFWRITMPLLRPVLAVVLIMTVIGSFQVFDTVAVTTAGGPANATNVLQYYIYGSAFGRFQFGYASAMSVALLLVLSAITILQYRLTRAGRTDLG; encoded by the coding sequence ATGACCATCGCCTCCAGCAGCCCTCCGTCGCGTCTGCCCACGGGCGGCGCCGCGGAGGCCCGGAGCAAACCCAGGACAGGACGGATCGAGGCGGGCGAGGACCGGGGTGACGGACGGCTGGCCGCGCTCTTCATCGCGCCGGCGCTGCTCGGCTTCGTGGTCTTCCTGCTCTGGCCGACGCTGCGGGGCATCTATCTGAGCTTCACCCGGTACAACCTGCTGACGCCGGCGGAGTGGGTGGGCCTGGACAACTACGTCCGCATGGTCAACGACCCCATCTTCTGGGACTCGTTGAAGGTCACGGTCGAGTACGTCGTCATCAACATCGGCATCCAGACGGTCGCGGCGCTCGCCATCGCCGTGCTCCTCCAGCGGCTGACCCAGTCGGCGATGCTGCGCGGCATCGTGCTCACGCCGTACCTGATGTCGAACGTCGTCGCGGGTCTGGTCTGGCTCTGGATCCTCGACACCCAGCTCGGCATCGGCAACGAGATCATCAGCGCCGTCGGCGTCGACCGCATCCCGTTCCTCGCCGACGAGACCTGGGCGATCCCGACGATCGCGCTCATCAACGTGTGGCGGCACGTCGGCTACACCGCACTGCTGCTGTTCGCCGGTCTGCAGGCGATCCCGAACGACATGTACGAGGCGGCCAGGGTGGACGGCGCGAGCGAGTGGCGGATGTTCTGGCGGATCACCATGCCGCTGCTGCGGCCGGTGCTCGCGGTCGTGCTGATCATGACGGTGATCGGGTCGTTCCAGGTGTTCGACACCGTGGCCGTGACCACCGCGGGCGGCCCGGCGAACGCGACCAACGTGCTCCAGTACTACATCTACGGCTCCGCCTTCGGCCGCTTCCAGTTCGGCTACGCCTCAGCCATGTCCGTCGCCCTGCTCCTCGTGCTGAGCGCGATCACCATCCTCCAGTACCGGCTCACCCGGGCCGGCCGGACCGATCTCGGCTGA